The following are encoded in a window of bacterium SCSIO 12643 genomic DNA:
- a CDS encoding adenylyltransferase/cytidyltransferase family protein, whose amino-acid sequence MSLLNRIKNKIVSLENAKSLINKWKSEGEKIVFTNGVFDLIHPGHITYLADAASFGTKLVIGLNADESVKTLSKGPARPIKDEFSRSMILAAMEFVDAVIIFNDSTPYELIKSVRPDVLIKGGDYDATETDLTSKQYIVGRDVVLEESGEVFVIPFLEGYSTTSLEKKIIEANQ is encoded by the coding sequence GTGTCGTTGTTGAATCGAATTAAGAATAAGATAGTTTCTTTAGAAAACGCTAAATCACTTATCAATAAATGGAAAAGTGAAGGTGAAAAAATAGTTTTTACCAACGGTGTTTTTGATTTGATTCACCCGGGACATATTACATACCTTGCAGATGCAGCATCTTTTGGAACCAAACTGGTAATCGGTTTAAATGCTGATGAATCTGTAAAAACGTTATCCAAAGGACCTGCGCGCCCCATTAAAGATGAATTTAGTCGATCTATGATTTTGGCTGCCATGGAGTTTGTAGACGCGGTGATCATATTTAATGATTCAACTCCCTACGAGTTGATAAAATCGGTAAGACCAGATGTCTTAATCAAAGGTGGGGATTATGATGCGACAGAAACAGATTTAACCAGTAAGCAATATATCGTAGGAAGAGATGTTGTGTTGGAAGAATCGGGAGAAGTGTTTGTGATTCCGTTTTTGGAGGGGTATTCGACAACTTCATTGGAAAAAAAGATTATTGAGGCAAATCAATAA
- the radA gene encoding DNA repair protein RadA — translation MAKVKKAYVCQNCGVQSAQWVGKCSSCGEWNTYVEEIISQPEKKSFAEKLIDKKTTKPIPIQEVTYEDLPRIMLSDQELNRVLGGGVVRGSVTLIGGEPGIGKSTLLLQMALSMSEKVLYVSGEESASQIKMRADRTGINNDACYVINDNSLDILFNHFSDLSPDIVIIDSIQTVFSPLIDSSAGSVSQIRECTGQLIKYAKETGVPVFIIGHITKDGNIAGPKVLEHMVDTVLQFEGDRNHLFRLIRSIKNRFGSTNELGIYEMQGSGLREVDNPSEILLSTHDDHLNGMAIGAITEGLRPMLIEAQALVSTAVYGTPQRSATGYDLRRMNMLLAVLEKRCGFRLGTQDVFLNMAGGIKVDDPAIDLAVVSAVLSSSENIAIDGKDCFAGEVGLSGEIRPVARIEQRITEADKLGFKRIFISSYNKLSSTLSVDIEIKMVKKVDDVFETLFG, via the coding sequence ATGGCAAAGGTTAAGAAGGCGTACGTATGCCAAAATTGTGGTGTTCAGTCGGCACAATGGGTGGGTAAATGTAGCTCATGTGGAGAGTGGAACACATATGTGGAGGAAATAATATCTCAGCCTGAGAAAAAGAGTTTTGCCGAAAAATTAATTGATAAGAAAACGACCAAACCTATTCCGATCCAGGAGGTGACTTATGAAGATTTACCTCGGATTATGTTATCAGATCAGGAATTAAATCGTGTGCTTGGAGGAGGTGTGGTAAGAGGTTCTGTGACTTTAATTGGGGGAGAACCGGGAATTGGTAAGTCAACTTTGTTGCTTCAGATGGCACTATCCATGTCCGAAAAAGTGCTCTATGTTTCTGGAGAAGAAAGTGCTTCACAGATCAAGATGCGAGCGGATAGAACAGGGATAAATAATGATGCCTGTTATGTGATTAATGACAATTCCTTAGATATTTTATTCAATCACTTTTCAGATTTATCACCTGATATTGTGATTATAGATTCTATTCAAACAGTTTTTTCACCATTGATCGATTCCTCAGCAGGAAGTGTGAGTCAGATTCGAGAATGTACCGGACAATTGATCAAATATGCAAAGGAAACAGGTGTTCCTGTATTTATTATTGGACATATCACTAAAGATGGAAATATTGCCGGGCCGAAAGTATTGGAACATATGGTGGATACGGTTTTGCAATTTGAAGGAGATCGAAATCATTTATTCCGATTGATACGCTCGATTAAAAATCGTTTTGGTTCTACGAATGAATTAGGCATTTACGAAATGCAGGGTTCAGGATTAAGAGAAGTTGATAATCCGTCAGAAATTTTGCTATCTACACATGATGATCATTTAAATGGAATGGCTATTGGGGCAATTACGGAGGGATTAAGACCTATGCTTATTGAAGCTCAGGCTTTGGTTAGTACCGCAGTCTATGGAACACCACAGAGATCTGCCACAGGATATGACTTAAGAAGAATGAACATGCTGTTGGCAGTATTAGAAAAAAGATGTGGATTTAGATTAGGTACACAGGATGTATTCTTAAATATGGCAGGAGGTATAAAAGTAGATGATCCTGCGATTGATCTCGCAGTGGTAAGTGCAGTTTTATCATCGAGTGAGAATATTGCGATTGATGGAAAAGATTGTTTTGCCGGAGAGGTAGGCTTATCAGGAGAGATTAGACCGGTAGCACGAATAGAGCAGAGAATTACCGAGGCAGATAAATTAGGATTCAAAAGAATATTTATTTCCTCTTACAATAAATTAAGCTCAACTTTATCTGTGGATATTGAGATTAAAATGGTGAAAAAAGTGGATGATGTTTTTGAAACTCTGTTTGGTTAG
- a CDS encoding flippase-like domain-containing protein, with the protein MIKKIAISVLKIGVPLGLGVYLVWYFFDTLTEDQKEQIANSIAQANYWWVGIAVIPAVLSHISRAIRWKYTLEPLGYQPDTFNSFFTVMIGYLINLAVPRLGEVSRCGFMNRYDKIPLDKLIGTVIAERLADLIMLILVITTVVLIQYDLISDFVNGLLADKIGDISGTAVLLVLIGLMATGFGGLYVVYRVDWKWEVLKKVQDAIKGIVSGITSILTMKSKGMFIFHTIFIWIMYFLMLYFNFFALPETASISFSQALTAFVLGGLAMALTNGGIGAYPIAIQAALLIYGYSEAAGGALGWITWVVQTVLVIVLGAGSMLLIPIYNKRKSVVVESN; encoded by the coding sequence TTGATTAAGAAAATTGCAATTTCCGTATTAAAAATTGGAGTACCTCTTGGACTAGGGGTGTATCTGGTATGGTATTTTTTTGATACGTTAACCGAAGACCAAAAAGAACAAATCGCAAACTCAATCGCTCAGGCAAATTATTGGTGGGTTGGAATCGCAGTTATTCCTGCTGTTTTGAGTCATATCAGTAGAGCTATTCGATGGAAGTACACTTTGGAACCTCTAGGTTATCAGCCTGACACGTTCAATAGTTTTTTTACGGTAATGATTGGTTATTTAATCAATTTGGCTGTACCAAGATTAGGAGAAGTATCACGTTGTGGCTTTATGAATCGATACGATAAAATTCCTTTAGATAAGCTTATTGGAACTGTAATTGCAGAGCGTTTGGCTGATTTAATCATGTTGATTCTGGTTATCACGACAGTTGTATTAATTCAATATGATTTAATCAGTGATTTCGTGAATGGTTTACTTGCAGATAAAATTGGAGATATTTCCGGAACCGCTGTTTTATTAGTCTTAATTGGTTTAATGGCGACAGGATTTGGAGGGTTGTACGTGGTGTATAGAGTGGATTGGAAGTGGGAAGTTTTGAAAAAAGTACAGGATGCAATAAAAGGAATTGTTTCTGGAATTACATCCATACTAACAATGAAAAGTAAGGGGATGTTCATTTTTCATACGATATTCATATGGATTATGTATTTCCTGATGTTATATTTTAACTTTTTTGCCTTACCGGAAACCGCATCTATTTCATTTAGTCAGGCATTAACGGCATTTGTGTTAGGCGGTCTGGCCATGGCACTGACCAATGGGGGAATTGGCGCTTACCCGATCGCGATTCAGGCGGCATTATTAATTTACGGTTATAGTGAAGCTGCAGGTGGTGCATTAGGCTGGATCACATGGGTGGTTCAGACGGTTTTAGTGATTGTATTGGGTGCAGGATCTATGTTATTAATTCCTATCTATAATAAAAGAAAAAGTGTCGTTGTTGAATCGAATTAA
- a CDS encoding DUF3108 domain-containing protein produces MKIRILSVLILSSLIEFAFISSESGNEYTDLKIVDYQVFEKGERLEYLAHYGIIHAGKATVEISTGSHYVNGEMSTKVIGKGYSTGAFDFFFKVRDSYITYMNTETLEPYRFVRHVDEGGFVFDQEYNFDHEERKVVTEKNDTVDVPPGIQDLVSAYYYARSIDLDNYKIGDVLSFKAFVDGQVEPIRIKYIGKATINIKSGKYRCFKFQPIVQSGRVFSDPDDLIVYISDDKNKIPVLIEAKVIVGSVKLELIKADRLVHPLAKL; encoded by the coding sequence ATGAAAATCCGAATATTATCTGTGTTGATTTTATCCAGTCTGATTGAATTCGCATTCATATCCTCTGAATCCGGAAATGAATATACAGACTTAAAAATTGTAGATTATCAGGTCTTCGAAAAAGGTGAACGACTTGAATATTTAGCCCATTACGGAATTATCCATGCGGGAAAAGCCACTGTAGAAATCAGTACCGGATCCCATTATGTGAATGGTGAGATGAGCACCAAAGTTATTGGCAAAGGATATAGCACCGGAGCTTTTGATTTCTTTTTTAAAGTGCGTGACTCTTACATCACTTATATGAATACCGAAACCTTAGAACCGTATCGATTTGTAAGACATGTAGACGAGGGTGGTTTTGTATTCGATCAGGAGTATAACTTCGATCATGAAGAACGAAAAGTGGTCACTGAAAAAAACGATACTGTTGATGTTCCACCAGGAATCCAGGATTTGGTAAGTGCTTATTATTATGCCAGAAGCATTGATTTAGACAACTACAAAATTGGAGATGTTTTATCGTTTAAAGCATTTGTTGACGGTCAGGTAGAGCCTATTCGAATCAAATACATTGGTAAGGCCACAATCAATATCAAATCAGGAAAATATCGTTGTTTTAAATTCCAACCTATCGTTCAATCCGGTAGAGTTTTTAGTGACCCGGATGATCTGATTGTTTACATTTCTGACGACAAAAACAAAATACCTGTTCTAATAGAAGCCAAAGTAATCGTTGGGTCTGTAAAATTAGAATTGATCAAAGCGGATAGACTTGTTCATCCTCTGGCTAAATTATAG
- the rsmI gene encoding 16S rRNA (cytidine(1402)-2'-O)-methyltransferase, with protein sequence MKPLTLVPTPIGNLKDITFRAIDVLKNCDLILAEDTRQTKKLLQHYEIDTPMSSFHMHNEHKVTTKYTDLLKQGQHIALVSDAGTPGISDPGFLLVRACVEEEIEVEVLPGATAFVPSLVASGLPCDKFIFEGFLPHKKGRHKILNALSEEAKTMVFYESPHRLVKTLDLIAEFFGSDRKVCVSRELTKMFEEHQRGTLSEVSQYYKDHPPKGEIVITVSGKPKS encoded by the coding sequence TTGAAACCACTTACCTTGGTTCCTACACCGATAGGAAATCTAAAAGACATCACTTTTAGAGCTATTGATGTGCTCAAAAATTGCGATCTGATTCTTGCAGAAGATACCCGTCAAACGAAAAAACTTCTGCAACACTATGAAATAGATACTCCTATGTCTTCATTTCATATGCATAACGAGCATAAAGTAACTACCAAATACACTGATCTTCTTAAGCAAGGTCAACATATCGCATTGGTAAGTGATGCTGGTACTCCTGGAATTTCAGATCCTGGTTTCTTATTGGTTAGAGCTTGTGTAGAAGAAGAAATTGAAGTTGAAGTTTTACCCGGTGCAACTGCTTTTGTTCCTTCTCTTGTGGCTTCAGGTTTACCATGTGATAAGTTTATTTTCGAAGGATTCTTACCGCATAAAAAAGGACGTCATAAAATCTTAAATGCGCTTTCAGAGGAAGCTAAAACTATGGTCTTTTATGAATCGCCTCATAGACTAGTGAAAACGCTGGATTTAATCGCAGAATTTTTCGGTTCTGATCGCAAAGTTTGTGTATCCCGGGAACTCACCAAAATGTTTGAAGAACATCAAAGAGGCACATTATCTGAAGTATCTCAATACTACAAAGATCACCCTCCTAAAGGTGAAATTGTAATTACCGTTTCTGGAAAGCCAAAATCCTAA
- a CDS encoding glycogen/starch synthase: MSKVKVLYVSQEITPYVPESEMSTLGRFLPQRMMEKGMEIRTFMPRFGKINTRRHQLHEVIRLSGINLVVNDIDHPLIIKVASIQPARMQVYFIDNEEYFQRKAFLIDEVGEAFPDNDERSIFFVKGVLETVKKLGWSPDIIHCHGWMASLLPVYLKTMYKDDPLFNESKIVYSAFSDIPNGDLDKDLKSKLKHDDIADDILKHLDTVSYDGLHKTAIDLSDAIVIGDQGLSEDVQSYIDSKDCPSLVHEGDPDEYAEPFEKLYDEILDKVTIE, from the coding sequence ATGAGTAAAGTAAAAGTCTTGTACGTTTCGCAAGAAATCACACCGTATGTACCGGAAAGCGAAATGTCAACCTTAGGAAGATTCCTCCCTCAGAGAATGATGGAGAAAGGAATGGAAATCAGAACATTCATGCCCCGATTTGGAAAAATCAACACACGAAGACATCAACTGCATGAAGTGATTCGTTTATCTGGTATCAATTTAGTAGTAAACGATATTGATCATCCCTTAATCATCAAAGTTGCTTCAATTCAACCTGCACGTATGCAAGTTTATTTTATCGATAATGAAGAGTATTTTCAAAGAAAGGCTTTTTTAATTGATGAAGTGGGTGAGGCATTCCCAGACAACGATGAACGTTCTATTTTCTTCGTTAAAGGAGTGTTGGAAACTGTAAAAAAATTGGGATGGTCTCCTGATATTATCCATTGTCATGGATGGATGGCTTCTTTGTTGCCGGTTTATCTAAAAACAATGTATAAAGATGACCCATTATTCAATGAAAGCAAGATTGTATATTCTGCTTTTAGTGATATTCCTAATGGAGATTTAGATAAAGATCTTAAATCTAAACTTAAACATGATGATATTGCTGATGATATCTTAAAACATTTGGATACGGTATCATATGATGGTCTTCACAAAACAGCAATTGATTTATCAGATGCTATTGTTATTGGAGATCAAGGATTAAGTGAAGATGTTCAATCATATATTGATTCAAAAGATTGTCCAAGCTTAGTACACGAGGGAGATCCTGATGAATACGCTGAGCCTTTTGAAAAACTATACGATGAAATTTTAGATAAAGTTACCATTGAGTAA
- a CDS encoding aspartate 1-decarboxylase, producing the protein MQIEVFKSKIHRVKVTEADLNYIGSITIDEDLLDAANMIEGEKVQIVNINNGERLETYTIKGKRGSGEVCLNGPAARRVAVGDVVIIISYATMDFEEAKTFQPTIVFPDEETNTLK; encoded by the coding sequence ATGCAGATTGAGGTTTTTAAATCAAAAATTCACCGGGTTAAAGTTACAGAGGCGGATTTAAATTATATCGGTAGTATCACAATAGATGAGGATTTGTTGGATGCAGCGAATATGATTGAAGGAGAGAAAGTTCAAATTGTTAATATTAACAATGGAGAGCGACTGGAAACGTATACGATTAAGGGTAAGAGAGGTAGCGGTGAAGTATGTTTGAACGGTCCCGCAGCAAGAAGAGTTGCAGTAGGAGACGTGGTGATCATTATCTCGTATGCAACAATGGATTTCGAGGAAGCAAAAACATTTCAACCCACAATTGTTTTTCCGGACGAAGAAACAAATACACTTAAATAA
- a CDS encoding DUF4270 domain-containing protein, whose protein sequence is MRIALIICSVFLTLLSTSCRKGELIGREVQVGDNDVLLLTTDSFHISARTIEAERERTDERFVGMLGAYKDPTFGTSVISYISQYNLEQEGFTFPSDAVFDSAFVSFRLTGGYREKDLDAEVKSLMHFQVFELAEDILLDNIYYSDEKTKVKPNLIGEYNGFVGLFDSVYVDGVAQPPQIRIRLDDLWGENLMTTDSANFETNEAFVQYMKGLKIMPIQTNQTNSNGAVFYFNPLSGFTNITLHYHTNSDTTKFSFITSSLTANYSTYEHDYANSAIANILDDTAAGSEKLYLQATIGTDIQIELKDIAAKFAQDPKVINLAELYIPVDTNEPYYPLEKLSVSRKLENGTAEFLPDQVETGDRVIDGSFDAENSRYRFRITQYVQEIIQNYTPGSNQSEILLISPFGNNTLANRSVVNGPRPNSPDADQLKIVITYTPLK, encoded by the coding sequence ATGCGTATAGCATTAATCATTTGTTCAGTTTTTCTGACATTACTAAGCACCTCCTGTAGAAAAGGCGAACTCATCGGAAGAGAAGTCCAGGTTGGAGATAATGATGTGCTTCTGTTAACAACAGACAGTTTTCACATTAGTGCACGTACCATTGAAGCGGAACGAGAGCGTACGGACGAGCGTTTCGTTGGAATGCTGGGAGCATATAAAGACCCAACATTTGGAACCAGTGTAATTTCATACATCTCGCAATATAATTTGGAACAAGAAGGCTTTACCTTTCCTTCAGATGCAGTTTTCGATTCTGCCTTTGTTTCTTTTAGATTAACAGGTGGGTATAGAGAAAAAGATTTAGATGCTGAAGTAAAGTCTTTGATGCATTTTCAAGTATTTGAATTGGCCGAAGACATCTTATTGGATAACATTTACTATTCAGATGAAAAGACAAAGGTTAAACCTAATTTAATTGGTGAATACAATGGCTTTGTGGGCCTTTTTGATAGTGTTTACGTAGATGGAGTTGCACAACCTCCGCAAATAAGAATACGACTAGATGATCTATGGGGTGAAAACCTTATGACCACTGACTCTGCTAATTTTGAAACCAACGAGGCTTTTGTTCAGTACATGAAAGGCTTAAAAATCATGCCTATTCAAACCAATCAAACAAATAGTAATGGAGCAGTATTCTATTTTAACCCTCTAAGTGGGTTTACCAATATCACGCTACATTATCATACAAATAGCGACACCACTAAGTTTAGTTTTATCACATCAAGTTTAACGGCTAATTATTCTACTTACGAACATGATTATGCCAATTCTGCTATTGCTAATATTCTAGACGATACTGCCGCTGGAAGCGAGAAATTATACCTTCAGGCTACAATTGGCACGGATATTCAGATTGAATTAAAAGACATTGCTGCTAAATTTGCTCAAGATCCTAAGGTTATTAATCTCGCTGAGCTTTATATTCCGGTGGATACAAATGAACCATATTATCCATTAGAAAAATTATCGGTGAGTAGAAAGCTGGAAAATGGAACTGCTGAATTTCTACCTGATCAGGTAGAAACAGGGGATCGTGTCATTGATGGTTCTTTTGATGCGGAAAATTCAAGGTACAGGTTCAGAATTACGCAATATGTGCAAGAAATAATACAAAATTATACTCCAGGCAGTAATCAATCGGAAATTCTTTTGATTAGTCCGTTTGGGAATAATACTTTAGCAAACAGATCAGTTGTCAACGGGCCCCGACCTAACAGTCCAGATGCTGATCAGTTGAAAATTGTAATAACATATACCCCCCTAAAATAG
- the glmS gene encoding glutamine--fructose-6-phosphate transaminase (isomerizing) produces MCGIVGYLGHREAYPILIKGLQRLEYRGYDSAGVALGTPQHIEVIKKKGKVADLEEEAKSKNTSGKIGIGHTRWATHGVPNDINSHPHFSESENLVLIHNGIIENYDALKQELISRGYSFKSDTDTEVLVNFIEEIKKVENTDLENAVQIALTQVVGAYAIAVMEKGVLDGMVLAKKGSPMVVGIGENEFFVASDASPFLEYTKDAVYLDDEEMAVIKIGEGISIKTIHGNEFIDPNIQKLQLNLEAIEKGGFDHFMLKEIYEQPKSIRDTLRGRMLVDEGIIAMAGFQEYEAKFMNARRIIIIGCGTSWHAGLVAEYLFEQYARIPVEVEYASEFRYRDPIINEDDVVIAISQSGETADTLAAIELAKERGATIFGICNVVGSTIARTAHAGAYTHAGPEIGVASTKAFSSQVAVLTLMALHLGHKKGTITNSQFHELLTELDNIPNKIEKMLESDDQVLEITEKYSNMANFLYLGRGVNFPVALEGALKLKEISYIHAEGYPAAEMKHGPIALIDQSMPVVVIANQGSQYEKIVSNVQEIKARDGNIIAIVTEGDTTLKNLANFCIEIPQTEEALTPLITTIPLQLLSYHIAVYRGCNVDQPRNLAKSVTVE; encoded by the coding sequence ATGTGTGGAATTGTAGGTTATTTGGGTCATCGAGAAGCATACCCAATTTTAATAAAAGGATTACAAAGACTCGAATACCGAGGTTATGACAGTGCTGGAGTTGCACTTGGAACACCCCAACACATCGAAGTCATTAAAAAGAAGGGTAAAGTTGCTGATTTGGAAGAAGAAGCCAAGTCAAAAAACACTTCAGGAAAAATTGGAATAGGTCATACAAGATGGGCCACCCATGGCGTTCCCAATGACATCAATTCTCACCCACATTTTTCTGAGTCCGAGAATTTAGTTCTGATTCACAATGGCATTATTGAAAATTATGATGCTTTAAAACAAGAGTTGATATCCAGAGGATACTCTTTTAAAAGTGATACCGATACTGAGGTACTTGTTAATTTCATTGAAGAAATTAAGAAAGTTGAGAATACCGACCTGGAAAATGCTGTTCAAATTGCTTTAACACAAGTTGTTGGTGCATATGCAATTGCAGTAATGGAAAAAGGTGTTTTAGACGGGATGGTTTTAGCTAAAAAAGGAAGCCCGATGGTAGTTGGAATTGGTGAAAACGAATTCTTTGTTGCATCGGATGCATCTCCTTTCTTAGAATACACTAAAGATGCCGTTTACCTGGATGACGAAGAAATGGCTGTTATCAAAATAGGTGAAGGTATTAGCATTAAAACAATTCATGGCAATGAATTTATTGATCCAAATATTCAAAAACTTCAACTCAACCTTGAAGCTATTGAAAAAGGCGGATTTGATCATTTCATGCTAAAAGAAATATATGAGCAACCAAAATCTATCCGTGACACCCTGAGAGGGCGTATGCTGGTAGATGAAGGCATCATTGCGATGGCCGGCTTCCAGGAATATGAAGCTAAATTCATGAATGCCCGTAGAATCATTATCATTGGTTGCGGAACTTCATGGCATGCTGGACTTGTCGCGGAATACCTCTTTGAACAATATGCGAGAATACCAGTTGAAGTTGAATATGCTTCAGAGTTTAGATACCGTGATCCAATTATCAACGAAGATGATGTCGTTATCGCCATTTCGCAATCAGGTGAAACAGCAGATACATTAGCTGCGATTGAACTCGCTAAAGAACGAGGTGCCACAATTTTTGGGATTTGCAACGTGGTAGGATCCACAATCGCTCGTACAGCACACGCTGGAGCATACACACATGCTGGTCCTGAAATCGGTGTGGCTTCCACCAAAGCCTTCTCATCTCAAGTTGCAGTTCTAACATTAATGGCTCTTCATTTAGGTCATAAAAAAGGAACAATAACAAATTCGCAATTCCACGAATTGCTTACAGAATTAGATAATATTCCAAACAAAATTGAGAAGATGTTGGAATCAGATGATCAGGTACTGGAGATCACTGAGAAATATAGCAACATGGCCAACTTCCTTTATTTAGGAAGAGGTGTAAACTTCCCCGTTGCGTTAGAGGGCGCTTTAAAGCTTAAGGAAATATCATATATCCATGCTGAAGGTTATCCTGCTGCGGAAATGAAACACGGTCCTATTGCTTTAATTGACCAAAGCATGCCTGTCGTGGTTATTGCGAATCAAGGGTCACAATACGAAAAAATCGTAAGCAATGTTCAGGAAATCAAAGCTCGTGATGGGAACATTATAGCGATTGTAACCGAAGGTGACACCACGTTGAAAAACTTAGCAAATTTCTGTATTGAAATTCCTCAAACGGAAGAAGCTTTAACACCTCTGATTACAACTATTCCATTACAATTATTATCCTATCACATTGCGGTGTATAGAGGTTGTAACGTTGACCAACCTAGAAATCTTGCAAAATCTGTAACGGTCGAATAA
- the panC gene encoding pantoate--beta-alanine ligase: MLVYRTFGELRQFLDRQVKEGKTIGFVPTMGALHEGHLSLIEECNSRCDVSVCSVFVNPTQFNNVDDLKKYPRTEEEDLQKLKAAHCDVVLVPEVNEVYPEGAKSEGKSTVDLKGLDVVMEGAHRPGHFDGVVQVVSRFFDQINPDFAFFGEKDFQQLAVIKQMVSELKMQIQIVGCPIRRNKLGLALSSRNTRLSAEGIKVATVLYQQLNWAKTHIDTLSVNEIIKSVKQSLKGHSQVELEYFEIVESKTLRSIKTKKKKIRAFIAAHVEGVRLIDNIALIQ, from the coding sequence ATGTTGGTTTATAGAACGTTTGGTGAATTAAGGCAATTTTTAGACCGTCAGGTAAAGGAGGGAAAGACCATTGGTTTTGTCCCTACAATGGGAGCTTTGCATGAAGGACATCTATCACTAATTGAGGAATGTAATTCCAGATGTGATGTATCCGTATGTTCTGTATTTGTGAACCCTACTCAGTTTAATAATGTGGATGACTTGAAGAAATATCCAAGAACTGAAGAAGAAGATTTACAAAAGTTGAAAGCAGCTCATTGCGATGTGGTATTGGTTCCGGAAGTCAACGAAGTGTATCCTGAAGGAGCAAAATCTGAAGGAAAGAGCACTGTTGACTTAAAAGGATTAGATGTCGTGATGGAAGGTGCACACCGTCCGGGACATTTTGATGGCGTGGTGCAGGTAGTGAGTAGATTTTTTGATCAGATTAATCCGGATTTCGCATTTTTTGGAGAGAAAGATTTCCAACAGTTGGCGGTCATCAAGCAAATGGTGTCAGAACTGAAAATGCAAATTCAAATTGTTGGGTGTCCGATTAGACGAAATAAGTTAGGTCTGGCATTGAGTTCGAGAAATACACGTCTAAGTGCCGAAGGAATAAAAGTTGCGACTGTTTTATATCAACAATTAAACTGGGCCAAAACACATATCGATACATTATCGGTAAATGAAATAATAAAATCGGTAAAGCAATCGTTAAAAGGCCACTCTCAAGTAGAACTCGAATATTTCGAAATAGTGGAGTCAAAAACGTTAAGATCTATTAAAACCAAGAAAAAGAAAATTAGAGCTTTTATAGCGGCTCACGTAGAAGGAGTACGATTAATAGACAATATAGCTTTAATTCAATAG
- a CDS encoding TM2 domain-containing protein, producing MRWALIVTLMISVYGVNLVKAVTIEYNLPDYAGIEEESVFSYEEIENGIELGLVSELTGISGTDKEIKRKKFIAITLAVTLGVFGVHRLYLGTATKVPIIYTLTLGGGFGFLVVSDIIAIIATKNLDKFSPNSQAFMWAE from the coding sequence ATGAGGTGGGCCTTAATTGTTACATTAATGATCTCGGTATATGGGGTTAACCTTGTTAAAGCTGTAACCATTGAATATAACCTCCCAGATTATGCTGGAATTGAGGAGGAGTCTGTGTTTTCATACGAAGAAATAGAGAATGGGATTGAGTTAGGTCTGGTATCCGAATTGACCGGAATCTCAGGTACTGATAAAGAAATCAAAAGAAAAAAGTTTATTGCGATAACACTGGCAGTAACCCTCGGAGTGTTTGGTGTGCATAGATTATATCTGGGGACAGCCACTAAGGTACCTATCATCTACACCCTTACGCTTGGAGGAGGTTTTGGTTTTTTAGTGGTAAGCGATATCATCGCAATTATTGCAACCAAAAACCTCGACAAATTTTCTCCAAACAGTCAGGCGTTTATGTGGGCCGAATAA